In a single window of the candidate division WWE3 bacterium genome:
- a CDS encoding histidine phosphatase family protein, with translation MTYGSVYLFRHSESEDNRQHLFSGWRDPDLSQKGVIDAEELAELLKDKVFMSVYTSDLKRNLRTVTEVLKYHPNVAITQDKRLRERSYGDLQGTPHLDLMRQDLALYLTYHRSYNTPPPNGESIAMVEERVLPFCNELADHVKKSSQNVAVCAGNNSMRVIRRFFEGFTIEEMLKIDNPYDNYFTYEVKD, from the coding sequence ATGACTTACGGTAGCGTTTATTTATTCCGTCATTCTGAATCAGAGGATAATCGCCAGCATTTGTTTAGCGGTTGGCGGGATCCTGATTTATCACAAAAAGGCGTCATTGATGCTGAAGAACTAGCAGAATTGCTTAAAGATAAGGTATTCATGAGTGTCTATACTTCCGATTTGAAGCGTAATTTAAGGACTGTAACGGAAGTTTTAAAATATCATCCCAACGTAGCCATAACTCAAGACAAACGACTTCGGGAGCGCAGTTACGGCGACCTTCAGGGAACGCCTCATTTAGATTTAATGCGTCAAGATTTAGCTTTATATTTAACTTATCATCGCTCCTACAACACACCGCCGCCGAATGGGGAAAGTATTGCTATGGTGGAAGAGCGGGTGTTGCCGTTTTGTAACGAATTAGCTGACCACGTCAAAAAATCCAGTCAAAACGTCGCTGTTTGCGCCGGGAACAATTCAATGCGTGTGATTCGGCGTTTTTTTGAAGGTTTTACAATTGAGGAGATGTTAAAAATTGATAATCCTTACGATAATTATTTTACCTACGAAGTAAAGGATTAA
- a CDS encoding carbohydrate kinase family protein, whose product MYEVITIGGATQDIFFIDEDFPVKNDALSIEWGEKFLVRKCLITFGGGAANCAVGLSRLGIKTAFWGQIGDDLPGAEIAKNFKQEKVSLQFLEITGKVHSSVSSILVGQGGEHAIIMYRGTNDDLEIEAEALSIELTNTKFFYLADAGSTSEALTTEVLKLVKFHNVRLAFVPGQNQLKLGINKLAPILQETDLFVLNVYEAYELLDLKYQKTELNTCATIEEDVKKALKKFYDLGAKKVIITRDVCGSQAYDGKTFYSEPSPAILEYIDTTGAGDAFATGALAALLRGHGLATALKWGNLESASVIGVYGAQPGLLSNI is encoded by the coding sequence ATGTATGAAGTAATTACAATTGGCGGCGCCACTCAAGACATCTTTTTTATCGACGAAGACTTTCCGGTCAAAAATGACGCTTTAAGTATTGAGTGGGGCGAAAAATTCCTCGTTCGCAAATGCTTGATTACTTTTGGTGGGGGAGCAGCTAACTGCGCAGTAGGTCTTTCACGTTTAGGAATCAAGACCGCCTTTTGGGGGCAAATCGGTGACGATTTACCGGGGGCGGAAATTGCTAAAAACTTTAAGCAGGAAAAAGTGAGCTTGCAATTTTTAGAGATTACGGGGAAGGTGCATTCATCTGTATCGTCAATACTGGTGGGGCAGGGTGGGGAACACGCGATAATTATGTACCGTGGGACTAACGATGACTTGGAAATTGAGGCCGAAGCGTTATCAATTGAACTCACAAATACTAAATTCTTTTATTTGGCTGATGCGGGCAGTACTAGTGAAGCTTTAACTACTGAGGTTCTCAAACTTGTTAAATTTCATAATGTGCGTTTGGCTTTTGTGCCCGGTCAAAACCAATTAAAACTGGGAATTAATAAATTGGCGCCAATTTTGCAAGAAACTGACCTCTTCGTTCTCAATGTTTACGAGGCCTACGAACTTCTCGATCTTAAATATCAAAAAACAGAACTTAATACCTGCGCTACCATTGAAGAAGACGTTAAAAAAGCCTTGAAAAAGTTTTACGATTTAGGAGCTAAGAAAGTTATTATCACTCGCGATGTTTGCGGTTCTCAGGCTTATGACGGTAAAACTTTTTATAGCGAACCAAGTCCTGCGATCCTAGAATACATCGACACTACCGGTGCCGGCGATGCCTTTGCGACAGGCGCTTTGGCAGCTTTACTTCGCGGTCATGGCCTAGCTACCGCTCTGAAGTGGGGGAATTTGGAGTCGGCTTCTGTCATCGGCGTCTACGGCGCGCAGCCCGGTTTGCTGTCGAATATTTAA
- the lexA gene encoding transcriptional repressor LexA — MPPTTYRRQKEVLDFVSQYIQKYGSSPTLQEIASALGLSSLATVHQHLEALEKKGLIKKFDGNIRGFEVINEVITPALEGVEVPIIGYIAAGKPIEAIESPLDTIRISASMLSGKKRAFVLQVRGESMINDGILDGDFVVCEQQQTANNGDIVVALINGATATLKRYYKEKDRIRLQPANDTMKPIYVKNVKIQGKVVGVIRRY; from the coding sequence ATGCCACCAACTACTTACCGCCGCCAAAAAGAAGTTCTCGATTTTGTCTCTCAGTATATTCAGAAATACGGCAGCTCCCCAACTTTACAGGAAATTGCTTCCGCATTAGGCTTAAGTTCTCTAGCCACCGTTCATCAGCATTTAGAAGCTCTGGAGAAAAAAGGTCTAATTAAAAAATTTGATGGTAATATTAGAGGATTTGAAGTGATTAACGAAGTGATTACGCCAGCTTTAGAGGGTGTGGAAGTTCCAATCATTGGCTATATCGCCGCCGGGAAGCCGATTGAGGCTATTGAAAGTCCCCTAGACACGATTCGAATTTCGGCCAGCATGCTGTCCGGTAAAAAGCGGGCCTTTGTTCTTCAAGTTCGCGGCGAAAGTATGATTAACGATGGCATTCTCGATGGCGACTTCGTAGTTTGCGAACAACAACAAACGGCTAATAATGGCGACATAGTGGTGGCTCTTATTAACGGCGCTACGGCCACTTTAAAGCGCTATTACAAGGAAAAAGATCGAATTAGACTTCAACCGGCTAATGATACGATGAAACCGATTTATGTTAAGAATGTTAAGATTCAGGGTAAGGTGGTGGGTGTAATTAGGCGTTACTAA